A single window of Bacteroidota bacterium DNA harbors:
- the mutY gene encoding A/G-specific adenine glycosylase has protein sequence MHFSEILINWYLQHKRDLPWRNTKNPYFIWLSEVILQQTRVDQGLPYYLNFIHSFPTVSDLALADENQVLKLWQGLGYYSRARNLHFTARLITNEHNGIFPNNYIKLKELKGVGDYTAAAIASFAYNLPHPVVDGNVFRFFSRLFDINTPIDSLIGKKQFLEVAKDLMDAKRPDLFNQATMEFGATICTPKQPSCALCPFAQNCLALKHNSIDSRPVKAKKTKQKERFFHYLHLKSNDWLFVQKRTGQDIWKNLYEFPLIELKSREKPLSILKHPFFKELTGVNWDLIKVSLEYKHILSHQIIYAVFYEIEIKEMKNLPKELKSIHFDTLNQFPIPRLIDKYLNSKATLETL, from the coding sequence ATGCACTTCTCAGAGATTCTAATTAACTGGTATCTTCAACACAAAAGGGATTTACCCTGGAGAAACACCAAAAATCCTTATTTCATTTGGCTTTCAGAGGTTATTCTTCAACAAACAAGAGTTGACCAAGGCTTGCCCTATTATCTTAATTTTATACACTCATTCCCCACTGTTTCCGACCTGGCTTTAGCTGACGAGAACCAGGTATTGAAATTGTGGCAGGGATTAGGATATTATTCAAGAGCTAGAAACCTCCATTTTACTGCAAGGCTAATCACTAATGAACATAACGGGATTTTCCCAAATAATTACATTAAGCTTAAGGAATTAAAGGGTGTGGGAGATTATACAGCAGCTGCAATTGCTTCATTTGCTTACAACTTACCTCATCCTGTTGTGGATGGAAATGTTTTCCGGTTTTTCTCTAGACTCTTTGATATAAATACTCCTATTGATTCATTAATAGGAAAAAAACAATTTCTTGAAGTGGCGAAAGATCTTATGGATGCTAAAAGGCCTGATTTGTTCAACCAGGCAACAATGGAATTTGGCGCTACTATTTGTACCCCTAAACAACCTTCATGCGCCTTATGCCCTTTTGCTCAAAATTGCCTTGCCTTGAAACACAATTCAATTGATTCACGCCCTGTAAAAGCAAAGAAAACCAAACAAAAAGAAAGGTTTTTTCATTACCTGCATTTAAAGAGTAACGATTGGCTTTTTGTACAAAAGAGAACAGGTCAGGATATTTGGAAAAATTTATATGAATTTCCATTAATAGAATTAAAATCAAGGGAAAAGCCTTTAAGTATATTAAAACACCCATTTTTTAAAGAATTAACCGGAGTGAATTGGGATCTAATTAAGGTATCTCTTGAATATAAACATATCCTCTCCCATCAAATTATTTACGCTGTTTTTTATGAAATAGAAATCAAGGAGATGAAAAACTTGCCAAAGGAATTAAAATCAATACATTTTGACACTTTAAATCAATTTCCAATACCTCGCTTAATCGACAAATACCTTAACAGCAAAGCCACCTTAGAAACCCTCTAA
- a CDS encoding tetratricopeptide repeat protein: protein MNKFQLIVLSGAILMFVLLYFAPKTESLVEKAKIASVDHNFETHVADFKAKLPAAELEKIVLVEKALSKSSNQNSLVLIDSLIGLWDLNKNPAAASIYAFQKAEMTKSVEHWQNAGERSFYAARFVEGHLSKHIYEQAIKSYEEVLKVQPGNLDSKINLAVCFVENSVEPMKGILLLREVLEVDSLNVKAHLNLGYFSLKSGQFNKAIDRFEKVIEIKPDYMEAYLYMGDVYETKGDNKKAIECYEKYRDGVDNASLSAEIANYIEKLKIK, encoded by the coding sequence TTGAATAAGTTTCAATTGATTGTTCTTTCAGGAGCAATTTTAATGTTCGTTCTTTTATATTTTGCACCTAAAACCGAATCTTTGGTTGAAAAGGCAAAAATTGCTTCTGTGGATCATAATTTTGAAACGCATGTTGCTGATTTTAAGGCCAAATTGCCTGCTGCTGAGCTTGAAAAGATTGTGCTGGTTGAAAAAGCATTGTCAAAATCCAGCAATCAGAATAGTTTGGTGCTGATTGATTCACTGATCGGATTATGGGATTTGAATAAAAACCCTGCTGCGGCTTCAATTTATGCTTTTCAAAAAGCAGAGATGACAAAATCAGTTGAGCATTGGCAAAATGCTGGGGAACGCTCATTTTATGCTGCCAGATTTGTTGAGGGCCATTTGTCCAAGCACATTTATGAACAGGCAATAAAAAGCTATGAAGAGGTTTTAAAAGTTCAACCCGGGAATTTAGATTCAAAAATAAATCTGGCAGTGTGTTTCGTGGAAAATTCTGTGGAACCCATGAAGGGGATCCTTTTGCTAAGAGAAGTACTTGAGGTTGATTCCTTAAATGTTAAGGCTCATCTTAATTTAGGATATTTTTCTCTAAAATCAGGACAATTTAATAAAGCAATAGATCGTTTTGAAAAGGTAATTGAAATCAAACCTGATTATATGGAGGCATACCTTTATATGGGAGATGTATACGAAACCAAGGGTGATAATAAAAAGGCCATTGAATGTTATGAAAAATATCGAGATGGGGTTGATAATGCTTCCCTGAGTGCCGAAATAGCGAATTACATAGAGAAATTAAAAATAAAATAA
- the gldE gene encoding gliding motility-associated protein GldE, translated as MGSMAMLLLLILSGLVSGSEVAYFSLSPADLEELESASDNSSKTVLHLLEKPKRLLATILIANNFINVSIVVLSTVLTDKLFYMITDPVALFFIQVLLVTFLILLMGEVIPKIYANTHQKIMAKLMAYPILILVKVFKPLSLLLVNSTKIIDKRFKKKGHTISVSDLSHALELTTTEETSGNEQQILKGIVKFGNTDVKQIMKSRVNVSAFEYDIDYKTLLDKIVESGFSRIPIYKENFDTISGILYIKDLLPYLNNDAGFEWQKLLRPPIFVPENKKIDDLLKEFQRKKIHLAVVVDEYGGSSGIVTLEDIMEEIVGEISDEFDEEELVYSKLDEHNYVFEGKTALNDLYRVLNIDGDIFEQTKGESDTLAGFILELEGAFPAKGAEINFNIYTFKIESVDSRRIKTVKVTINNGDLDKNKQ; from the coding sequence ATGGGAAGTATGGCAATGCTTTTATTGCTTATATTATCTGGATTGGTCTCAGGTTCAGAAGTAGCTTACTTCTCCCTTTCCCCTGCAGATCTTGAGGAGCTGGAATCCGCATCCGATAATTCATCTAAAACCGTTTTGCACCTTTTGGAAAAACCCAAAAGGTTACTTGCCACCATTCTTATTGCAAACAATTTCATTAATGTAAGTATTGTTGTTTTATCTACAGTACTTACAGATAAGCTGTTCTACATGATTACCGATCCTGTAGCTTTGTTTTTTATCCAGGTTTTGCTTGTTACATTTCTTATTCTCTTAATGGGTGAGGTAATTCCTAAAATTTATGCCAATACACATCAAAAAATTATGGCAAAATTAATGGCTTATCCTATTTTAATCCTGGTAAAAGTTTTTAAACCACTAAGTTTATTACTTGTTAATTCTACCAAAATCATTGACAAGAGATTTAAGAAAAAGGGTCATACTATTTCAGTTAGTGATCTATCTCATGCACTGGAATTAACTACAACTGAAGAAACTTCCGGCAACGAACAGCAAATTTTAAAAGGTATTGTGAAATTCGGAAATACCGATGTAAAACAAATAATGAAATCAAGAGTAAATGTTTCTGCTTTTGAGTATGATATTGACTATAAAACCCTACTTGACAAGATTGTGGAATCCGGATTTTCAAGAATTCCAATATACAAGGAAAACTTTGACACTATTTCAGGTATATTGTATATTAAAGATTTATTGCCCTACCTCAATAATGATGCAGGTTTTGAATGGCAAAAATTATTACGTCCTCCCATTTTTGTTCCTGAAAACAAGAAGATAGATGATCTTTTAAAGGAGTTTCAACGAAAAAAAATACATCTTGCTGTAGTTGTTGATGAATACGGTGGATCATCAGGAATTGTAACCCTTGAGGATATTATGGAGGAGATTGTTGGTGAAATAAGCGATGAATTCGATGAAGAGGAACTCGTTTATTCCAAGCTTGATGAACACAATTATGTTTTTGAAGGAAAAACTGCATTGAATGACTTATACCGTGTTCTGAATATAGATGGTGATATTTTTGAACAAACAAAAGGCGAATCAGATACCCTTGCTGGCTTTATTTTAGAACTTGAAGGTGCATTTCCTGCAAAAGGGGCGGAAATAAATTTCAACATCTATACGTTTAAAATTGAGTCGGTAGATTCAAGGAGAATTAAAACCGTTAAAGTAACTATTAACAACGGAGATCTGGATAAAAACAAACAATGA
- a CDS encoding single-stranded DNA-binding protein yields the protein MAGINKVILIGNLGKDPEVRYLEGGIAVAKFPLATSETIKDKNGNKIDQTEWHNVVLWRGLAEVAEKFLKKGSTVYIEGKIKSRSWEDKEGNKRFITEIIGDNLTMLNKKEDYATTMNSSGNTEKIAVTSEEATDNLPF from the coding sequence ATGGCAGGCATCAACAAAGTAATTTTAATTGGAAATTTGGGAAAAGACCCAGAAGTGAGGTATTTGGAAGGCGGAATAGCAGTAGCTAAATTTCCACTTGCTACATCCGAAACCATCAAAGACAAAAACGGGAACAAAATTGACCAGACCGAATGGCACAATGTTGTACTTTGGAGAGGTTTGGCAGAAGTTGCTGAGAAATTTCTAAAAAAAGGTTCAACTGTATACATTGAAGGCAAAATCAAATCACGTTCCTGGGAAGATAAAGAAGGAAATAAGCGGTTCATTACAGAGATTATAGGGGATAACCTTACTATGTTGAACAAAAAGGAGGATTATGCAACAACAATGAATAGTTCTGGAAACACAGAAAAAATTGCAGTTACTTCTGAAGAAGCAACTGATAATTTACCTTTTTAA
- a CDS encoding integration host factor subunit beta, whose product MTKADLVAEISEKTGIEKLAVQTTVEAFMKSIKTSLEKERNVYLRGFGSFIVKKRAEKTGRNISKNTTIIIPAHNIPSFKPAKSFVEKIKKNVKVSK is encoded by the coding sequence ATGACAAAAGCGGATTTAGTAGCGGAAATTTCTGAAAAAACCGGAATAGAAAAACTAGCAGTACAAACAACAGTAGAAGCTTTTATGAAGTCAATCAAGACTTCCCTTGAGAAAGAAAGAAATGTTTATTTAAGAGGGTTTGGTAGTTTTATAGTTAAAAAAAGAGCAGAAAAAACAGGACGCAATATTTCTAAAAACACAACAATTATTATTCCTGCACACAACATACCATCATTTAAGCCGGCAAAATCTTTTGTAGAAAAAATTAAGAAAAACGTAAAAGTATCTAAATAA
- a CDS encoding Rne/Rng family ribonuclease, giving the protein MNNELVINSSPNEVVIALLENKRLVELHKEKRNNAFSVGDIYLGKVKKVMTGLNAAFVDVGYEKDAFLHYLDLGPQVQSLFKYVKNTRNGKQNHSSLLYFKTEEDIPKTGKINQIVQSGQEIMVQIAKEPISTKGPRISSEISLPGRYIVLVPFSDRISVSQKIKDSEEKERLKNLIKSIKPKNFGVIIRTVAENKKVAELDADIKDLVDKWNSCYESLKPAKAPEKLLGELDRTSAFLRDMLNASFNNINVDDPALYDEMKTYLQTIAPDKEKIVKQYKGDLPIFESFGIEKQIKSLFGKTVNLKSGAYLIIEHTEALHVIDVNSGNRAKSETSQEGNALDVNLEAATEIARQLRLRDMGGIIVVDFIDLHDATNRKLLYQKMKDEMALDKAKHTVLPPSKFGLIQITRQRVRPEMDIKTTEKCPACGGSGEVQASILLVDEIENNLRYIIQEQNEKSLTLGVHPYIEAYLTKGIYNFQIKWLFKYKRWIKIKPVNAYHFVEYRFFNAAQEEIIK; this is encoded by the coding sequence GTGAATAATGAATTAGTAATTAATTCCTCACCCAACGAGGTAGTAATAGCCCTGCTTGAGAATAAAAGGCTGGTTGAATTACATAAGGAAAAGAGAAACAATGCTTTTTCTGTAGGTGATATTTATTTGGGAAAAGTAAAAAAGGTTATGACAGGGCTGAATGCAGCATTCGTGGATGTTGGATATGAGAAAGATGCCTTTTTACATTACCTTGATCTTGGTCCCCAAGTGCAATCTCTTTTCAAATACGTTAAAAATACCAGGAACGGAAAACAAAACCACTCCTCTTTATTGTATTTTAAAACAGAAGAAGATATACCCAAAACAGGAAAGATTAACCAAATAGTGCAAAGCGGCCAGGAAATAATGGTTCAAATTGCAAAAGAACCTATTTCAACCAAAGGGCCAAGGATAAGTTCCGAAATTTCTTTACCTGGAAGATATATAGTACTTGTTCCTTTTTCTGACAGGATTTCTGTTTCTCAAAAAATAAAGGATTCCGAAGAAAAAGAAAGATTGAAAAATCTTATAAAGAGTATAAAACCTAAAAATTTTGGTGTAATTATTCGAACAGTTGCTGAAAACAAGAAGGTTGCTGAACTTGATGCAGACATCAAAGATTTAGTTGACAAGTGGAATTCTTGTTATGAATCCTTAAAACCTGCTAAAGCTCCAGAAAAATTATTGGGAGAACTCGATAGAACTTCAGCTTTTTTAAGGGATATGCTAAATGCTTCATTTAACAATATCAATGTTGATGATCCTGCATTGTATGATGAAATGAAAACCTACCTTCAGACAATTGCCCCTGATAAGGAAAAAATTGTGAAGCAATATAAAGGCGACCTTCCAATTTTTGAATCCTTTGGGATTGAAAAGCAAATTAAAAGTCTTTTTGGAAAGACGGTGAATTTAAAAAGCGGAGCTTACCTAATTATTGAGCATACCGAGGCTTTGCACGTTATTGATGTAAACAGTGGTAACAGGGCTAAATCTGAAACCAGCCAGGAGGGCAATGCACTGGATGTAAATTTAGAGGCAGCAACTGAAATTGCTCGTCAATTAAGGTTAAGGGATATGGGTGGTATTATAGTGGTTGATTTTATTGACCTTCATGATGCTACTAACCGTAAATTGCTGTATCAGAAAATGAAGGATGAAATGGCCTTGGATAAAGCCAAACATACTGTACTTCCTCCAAGTAAATTCGGGCTCATTCAAATTACCCGCCAGCGCGTAAGGCCTGAGATGGATATTAAAACCACTGAAAAGTGCCCTGCCTGTGGGGGTTCTGGAGAGGTACAAGCAAGTATATTACTTGTAGATGAAATTGAAAACAATTTAAGGTACATCATACAGGAGCAGAATGAAAAATCGCTTACACTTGGTGTGCATCCTTATATTGAAGCCTATTTAACCAAGGGTATTTATAACTTCCAAATAAAATGGTTGTTCAAATATAAAAGGTGGATAAAAATTAAGCCAGTAAATGCTTATCATTTTGTTGAATACCGTTTTTTTAATGCGGCTCAGGAGGAAATAATAAAATAA